A genomic window from Variovorax paradoxus includes:
- a CDS encoding MaoC family dehydratase yields the protein MTASTEAGAKHKLYLEDLAVGDRFTSGEHALDVAQIKAFAQQFDPQPFHTDEEAAKATFFGGLAASGWHTAALTMKLLVDSGIPLADGIIGSGGELQWPKPTRPGDVLHVVGEVVDITPSRSKPGRAMVTMRCQTLNQRGEVLQAFTPKLVVHSRPTSA from the coding sequence ATGACTGCAAGCACTGAGGCCGGCGCGAAGCACAAGCTGTATCTCGAAGACCTGGCGGTCGGCGACCGCTTCACCAGCGGCGAGCACGCGCTGGATGTGGCGCAGATCAAGGCCTTCGCGCAGCAGTTCGATCCGCAGCCTTTCCACACCGACGAAGAGGCCGCCAAAGCCACCTTCTTTGGCGGCCTTGCCGCGAGCGGCTGGCACACGGCCGCGCTCACGATGAAGCTGCTGGTCGACAGCGGTATTCCCCTGGCCGACGGCATCATCGGCTCGGGCGGCGAGCTCCAGTGGCCCAAGCCGACGCGCCCAGGTGACGTGCTGCACGTGGTGGGCGAGGTGGTCGACATCACGCCCTCACGCTCCAAGCCCGGTCGCGCGATGGTGACGATGCGCTGCCAGACGCTCAACCAGCGCGGCGAAGTGCTTCAGGCCTTCACGCCGAAGCTGGTGGTGCACAGCAGGCCCACGTCGGCCTGA